The following coding sequences are from one Musa acuminata AAA Group cultivar baxijiao chromosome BXJ1-6, Cavendish_Baxijiao_AAA, whole genome shotgun sequence window:
- the LOC103987079 gene encoding anthranilate synthase beta subunit 2, chloroplastic: protein MASRLPLLPNLSLTPTHGRRSGALPRPRPIYAACTIFASFGGGDPPAGNWARMVRRGSSMISRGCLAMGAGIADGKNKTQDARPIVVIDNYDSFTYNLCQYIGELGVDFEVYRNDEITVGEIKEKCPRGILISPGPGTPQDSGISLQTVLELGPSVPLFGVCMGLQCIGEAFGGKIVRSPSGVVHGKSSLVYYDEELDDTLFCGLPNPFTAGRYHSLVIDKDSFPNNVLDITAWTEDGQIMAARHKKYTHIQGVQFHPESIITTEGKIMVHNFIKLTGKLEAQNSKS from the exons ATGGCTTCTCGCCTCCCCCTCCTCCCCAACCTTTCCCTTACCCCAACACACGGCCGCCGCTCAGGGGCTCTACCCCGGCCTCGCCCTATCTACGCAGCATGCACCATCTTCGCTTCCTTCGGCGGCGGCGATCCGC CGGCTGGGAATTGGGCCAGGATGGTACGGAGGGGAAGCTCGATGATTTCGAGAGGGTGCTTGGCGATGGGCGCCGGGATTGCCGATGGCAAGAACAAGACGCAGGACGCGAGGCCGATCGTTGTGATCGATAACTATGATAGCTTCACCTATAATCTATGCCAG TATATTGGAGAGCTTGGAGTAGATTTTGAGGTTTACCGCAATGACGAAATCACTGTAGGAGAGATCAAGGA GAAATGTCCGCGAGGAATACTTATTTCCCCAGGGCCTG GTACACCGCAAGATTCGGGTATATCCTTGCAAACTGTTCTGGAACTCGGTCCCTCTGTACCACTATTTGGAGTTTGTATGGGCTTGCAGTGCATAGGAGAGGCTTTTGGAG GAAAGATTGTTCGTTCTCCTTCTGGTGTGGTGCACGGGAAAAGCTCACTTGTTTACTATGATGAAGAACTTGATGATACATTATTCTGTGGCTTGCCCAA CCCATTCACTGCTGGTAGATATCATAGTCTTGTGATTGACAAAGATAGCTTTCCTAATAATGTTCTTGATATTACGGCATGGACTGAAGATGGACAAATTATGGCTGCTCGACACAAAAAGTATACACATATTCAG GGGGTGCAGTTCCATCCGGAGAGTATCATAACGACCGAAGGTAAAATAATGGTGCATAACTTTATCAAACTTACTGGGAAACTGGAAGCACAAAATTCCAAGTCATGA